In a genomic window of Glycine max cultivar Williams 82 chromosome 13, Glycine_max_v4.0, whole genome shotgun sequence:
- the LOC100784950 gene encoding protein MODIFIED TRANSPORT TO THE VACUOLE 1, with product MESSRRAVESYWRWRLIDSATSDEDKVTPVYKLEEICQLLLSSHATIVKELSEFILKRLDHKNPIVKHKALRLIKYAVGKCGVEFRREMQRHSVAIRQLLHYKGPSDPLKGDALNKAVRDTAQEAISAIFSADDNKNPPPSAPPAASDLNRRIEGFGNTNFQAPSHDKKSFLSEVVDIGSATIKQGLSAFTQGHSSLIKNEAGTGTYKGPNNLHASFTAETERGDRYEPVAYRGGMQGASGLSRNHSGGPLNRDTSVTRIEMSIAKSDASYAESKTQEDRLLETVASSGGVRLQPTRDAIQVFLREAAKLDAMALCHAIERKLQSPMWQVRVKAVCVLESIVRKKDDDDHFSRMASYFAENNDLVLRCSESPQASLREKANKVRGLLGGNQLNSAINSEKAVKTDSAAVAELPDLIDTGDLNDYHGTDDTTKSKNDQNIAHLTPSTPPALADDLFGNFMNSGVASNELKNDDDPFADVSFHSNDNKEPADIFSSMTAGDDKLGHHVSHGLGNRTEPENDDLLAGLSIDENTSSTKQKVTSPAMQSESSFSGLNNHVSHLGPENGLGGMLGTQAVGFDVNSIFPSGHPPCTVQPGIMLNQSYSSQPLNYGAMGNLLAQQQLLATMANFQHLNNVNKNDGGTAQNAGSNGKTPLPDIFQSKFSTQAPSSMINSSKKEETKAFDFISDHLATACDSRRVI from the exons atggAATCGAGTCGAAGAGCGGTGGAATCATACTGGAGATGGCGCTTGATCGACTCAGCTACCTCCGATGAAGACAAAGTCACACCTGTCTACAAACTCGAAGAAATCTGCCAACTCCTACTCTCTTCCCACGCTACTATCGTCAAGGAGCTCTCAGAATTCATCCTTAAACGCCTCGACCATAAAAACCCCATCGTCAAACACAAG GCTTTAAGATTGATCAAATACGCGGTTGGAAAGTGTGGTGTGGAGTTTAGAAGGGAAATGCAGAGACATTCGGTGGCAATACGTCAATTGTTACACTACAAGGGTCCTTCGGATCCTCTCAAAGGCGATGCACTCAACAAGGCTGTGAGAGACACTGCTCAAGAGGCCATCTCTGCTATTTTTTCTGCAGATGATAACAAAAACCCACCTCCTTCAGCTCCTCCTGCTGCTTCTGATCTCAATAGACGGATAGAAGGGTTTGGGAACACGAACTTCCAAGCGCCTTCTCATGATAAGAAATCGTTTCTCAGTGAGGTGGTTGATATTGGAAGTGCAACCATTAAGCAAGGGCTCAGTGCCTTCACACAGGGCCATTCTTCTCTCATCAAGAATGAGGCTGGGACTGGAACCTACAAGGGCCCCAATAATCTTCATGCCTCATTTACAGCAGAAACAGAACGTGGCGACAGATATGAACCCGTTGCGTATCGCGGTGGAATGCAAGGTGCTTCTGGACTTTCAAGGAATCATTCTGGTGGCCCTTTGAATCGGGATACTAGTGTAACTAGGATCGAAATGTCGATTGCGAAAAGTGATGCTAGTTATGCTGAGAGCAAGACACAAGAGGATAGATTGCTGGAGACAGTTGCAAGTTCTGGTGGTGTGCGCCTGCAGCCCACTCGAGATGCCATTCAAGTTTTCCTAAGAGAGGCTGCAAAGTTGGATGCCATGGCTTTATGTCATGCCATTGAACGAAAGCTCCAGTCTCCGATGTGGCAG GTTCGTGTGAAAGCCGTTTGTGTCCTTGAGTCCATCGTCAGAAAGAAAGACGATGACGATCATTTTTCACGTATGGCGTCTTACTTTGCTGAAAATAATGATCTGGTGTTGAGATGTTCTGAATCCCCCCAAGCATCTTTGAGGGAAAAGGCAAACAAG GTTCGTGGTCTTTTAGGTGGAAACCAACTAAACAGTGCTATTAACTCGGAGAAGGCTGTGAAAACGGATAGTGCTGCCGTTGCTGAGTTACCTGACTTGATAGACACTGGTGATTTGAATGACTATCATGGAACAGATGATACTACAAAGAGTAAGAATGATCAAAATATAGCACATTTGACACCATCCACACCTCCAGCTCTGGCTGATGAtttatttggaaattttatgaaCTCTGGAGTAGCTAGTAATGAActaaaaaatgatgatgatccCTTTGCTGATGTGTCATTTCATTCTAATGACAACAAAGAGCCTGCAGATATCTTTTCAAGCATGACTGCTGGTGATGATAAATTGGGTCATCATGTGAGTCATGGTCTGGGGAATAGAACTGAACCTGAAAATGATGATTTATTGGCTGGCTTGTCCATTGATGAAAATACCTCTAGTACTAAACAGAAAGTAACATCTCCTGCCATGCAATCCGAATCTTCATTTTCTGGTTTAAACAATCATGTTAGCCATCTGGGACCTGAAAATGGTTTAGGTGGCATGTTGGGCACACAAGCAGTTGGGTTCGATGTAAATTCCATATTTCCTTCTGGTCATCCGCCTTGTACTGTACAGCCTGGCATTATGTTGAACCAGTCATATTCTTCTCAGCCACTTAATTATGGTGCCATGGGAAATCTCTTGGCTCAGCAGCAACTTCTAGCAACAATGGCTAATTTCCAGCACCTTAATAATGTCAACAAGAATGATGGTGGTACTGCTCAAAATGCTGGATCCAATGGAAAAACACCTCTTCCGGACATATTCCAATCAAAATTTTCAACTCAAGCTCCTAGCTCAATGATCAACAGttcaaagaaggaagaaactAAAGCATTTGATTTTATATCG GACCATCTTGCTACTGCGTGCGATTCAAGGAGagtaatttga